The genomic interval GAATATCAATATCTATCGTTCTAGGACCCCAACGCTGATCACGAATTCTTCCTAGCTGACATTCTGTCTTTAAGCATACTTGAAGTAAGTCATAAGGCGTTAATTTTGTCTGCACACTGATAACTGCATTTAAAAAATGAGGTTGTTCCAGCATACCGACAGGCTTTGTTTCATATAAAGAAGAAACATTATCAACACTAATTTCTGCATGTTGATGTAGTTCATAAATTGCTTTTTTTATATTTTTTTCCCGGTCACCTAAGTTAGATCCCAATCCT from Pelosinus sp. IPA-1 carries:
- the folK gene encoding 2-amino-4-hydroxy-6-hydroxymethyldihydropteridine diphosphokinase codes for the protein MILLGLGSNLGDREKNIKKAIYELHQHAEISVDNVSSLYETKPVGMLEQPHFLNAVISVQTKLTPYDLLQVCLKTECQLGRIRDQRWGPRTIDIDILIYHNLVIQDEVLQLPHPRLHERCFVLIPMKEVTNDMPIHQGLTPSQLLQKLDDSSDVAFYKRLEMEFIQL